From Bombus huntii isolate Logan2020A chromosome 4, iyBomHunt1.1, whole genome shotgun sequence, one genomic window encodes:
- the LOC126864767 gene encoding DNA excision repair protein ERCC-6-like isoform X5, which yields MESDDQGQVFNNEKFNGIHINGGDNSLREKVLSIRSEESIFNEASKKIDNFMKSNIKTKKDSKELNNDNGTGTIDCSGQKKLKKQVQTGEITPFQAIEKQFDLLKTKGTFNKSSHLLDLEKYLRQQAELAKQRKRLKENSKASKYTSNNAVTIKKPKLLNIHPKEFKIAKKTKIKANKKKLVSEFETSKSLNENNDINYETEDNITNDSESEYVPSDEQIDSADEGKSCKKRKSLTKSVHTKRVLDDGNEEMYRERVEKSGYPKDEPLHKIDNLFKIPQSIWKKLYKYQKVSVQWLWELHLRGLGGLLGDEMGLGKTVQVIAFLAGLDCSELLSDGGRFRGLGPTIIVCPATLMEQWVKHFHEWWPILRVAVLHQCGTYNGNLEYLMHSLKSGGVLITSYSGMLIHKDLLVTSQWHYVILDEGHKIRNPQAKISKAVKEFSTPHRLLLTGSPMQNSLKELWSLFDFILPGKLGTLPAFLEHCAAPITRGGYTNASPLQEAIALQVATMLRDTITPYMLRRTKNDVQHHLSLPEKNEQVLFCSLTGEQKELYKEYLRSADVSFILHEKSNSVSRRYRARLLIALSVLRKICNHPDLFLYTNPVDSDEDIDVSNEALEKFGYWKRSGKMIVVRSLLKIWKKQGHRVLLFTQGRQMMHVLESLVQSEEYSYLRMDGITSMSQRQETIRLFNKDPSYFVFLLTTRVGGLGVNLTGANRVVIYDPDWNPATDAQARARAWRIGQNKKVTIYRLITAGTIEEKMYHRQIFKILLANKVLEDPRQHRLFKTSDLVELFNFNESIDNNSSEIDQLFGQSRLVSSSTKFSPNKIEKMRKLAATLSKNISQNTSNSTPVIQIAHVTENHYVSSCHNNNIDQDILKHNYEIFKDNLTKEGIRNESDLHKKNEDILFSAHQESTNDNNIQNKISKDIEYNTDNILNNKLEDEDHTLTSRSNFDIKIHETSNKATVQCLSNDANITEILDRSNETVTCNVNMNEDTLSKLNKNHCKEKRKRSSRLEEHAASALFEGERVSHLIGRRLGRSLAEETKPIEDDQYVLEKLFAKASVTSAFQHETVLSNSEYNSDDKNPMQRLARETAQENMDSIRKSRKWCWKPMWNSMSPKNY from the exons ATGGAAAGTGATGATCAAGGACAAGtttttaataatgaaaaatttaatggTATACACATAAATGGGGGAGATAACAGTTTGAGAGAGAAG GTTTTGTCAATAAGAAGCGAGGAAAGCATTTTTAATGAAGCATCAAAGAAGATTGATAATTTCATgaaatcaaatataaaaacaaaaaaggattCAAAAGAACTAAACAATGATAATGGAACTGGTACTATAGATTGTTCAGgacaaaaaaaattaaaaaaacaagttCAAACTGGAGAGATTACGCCCTTTCAAGCAATTGAAAAACAGTTTGATTTGTTAAAAACTAAAGG gACATTTAATAAATCCTCTCATTTACTTGATCTTGAAAAATACCTTCGACAGCAGGCTGAACTTGCCAAACAAAGAAAacgtttgaaagaaaattcaaaGGCATCTAAGTATACTAGTAATAATGCAGTAACAATTAAAAAgccaaaattattaaatattcatcctaaagaatttaaaatagcgaaaaaaacaaaaatcaaagctaataagaagaaattagTTTCTGAATTTGAAACATCAAAAAGTTTAAATGAAAACAAtgatattaattatgaaacaGAAGATA ATATAACTAATGATTCTGAAAGTGAATATGTACCGAGTGATGAACAAATAGATTCAG caGATGAAGGAAAATCatgtaaaaagagaaaatctCTTACCAAATCTGTTCATACAAAAAGAG TTTTGGATGATGGAAATGAAGAGATGTATAGAGAAAGGGTAGAGAAAAGTGGTTATCCAAAGGATGAACCACTACACAAaatagataatttatttaaaatccCTCAATCTATATGGAAAAAGTTATATAA ATATCAGAAAGTGTCTGTACAATGGTTGTGGGAACTGCATCTTCGTGGCTTAGGAGGGTTACTAGGTGATGAAATGGGTTTGGGAAAGACTGTTCAAGTAATTGCATTTCTTGCAGGTTTAGATTGTAGTGAATTATTGTCAGATGGTGGAAG GTTCAGAGGTTTAGGACCAACTATAATTGTTTGTCCAGCTACTCTAATGGAACAATGGGTAAAGCATTTTCATGAGTGGTGGCCTATTTTAAGAGTGGCTGTTCTACATCAATGTGGAACTTATAATG GTAATTTGGAGTATTTAATGCACTCTTTAAAATCTGGTGGTGTATTAATTACTTCTTATTCTGGTATGCTTATACATAAAGATTTACTTGTAACCAGTCAATGGCACTATGTCATACTTGATGAAGGTCACAAAATAAGAAATCCACAAGCAAAG ATCAGTAAAGCAGTAAAGGAATTCTCTACACCACATCGACTTTTGTTAACGGGTAGCCCTATGCAAAACTCCTTAAAAGAACTATGGTCCCTCTTTGATTTTATTCTACCTGGCAAGTTAGGCACTTTACCTGCATTTTTAGAGCATTGTGCAGCCCCTATAACTCGTGGAGGATATACAAATGCTTCTCCTTTGCAAGAAGCTATCGCGCTTCAGGTCGCTACAATGCTTAGAGATACTATTACACCATATATGCTCCGAAGAACAAAAAATGATGTGCAACATCATCTTAGTCTACCAGAAAAGAACGAACAG GTACTGTTTTGCAGTTTAACAGGAGAACAAAAGGaattatataaagaatatttacgTTCTGCAGATGTTAGTTTCATTTTGCATGAAAAGAGTAATTCAGTAAGCAGAAGATACAGGGCTCGCCTCCTCATAGCATTATCAGTGCTTAGGAAGATATGCAATCATCCTGATTTGTTTCTTTATACAAATCCAGTT GATTCAGATGAAGACATTGATGTATCAAATGAAGCATTGGAGAAATTTGGATACTGGAAGCGCTCTGGTAAAATGATAGTGGTTCGGTCCCTTcttaaaatttggaagaaacAGGGACATAGAGTACTTCTTTTTACTCAAGGGAGACAA ATGATGCATGTTTTAGAATCTCTAGTACAAAGCGAAGAATATTCTTATTTAAGAATGGATGGAATTACTTCTATGTCACAACGACAAGAAACAATTcgtttatttaataag GATCCATCATATTTTGTGTTTTTGTTAACTACGCGTGTTGGAGGTCTGGGAGTAAATTTGACTGGAGCAAATCGAGTAGTTATTTATGATCCGGATTGGAATCCAGCAACTGATGCTCAAGCAAGAGCACGTGCATGGAGAATTGGACAAAACAAAAAAGTTACCATTTATAGACTTATTACTGCTGGTACTATTGAAGAAAAG ATGTATCAcagacaaatatttaaaatacttcTTGCAAATAAGGTTTTAGAAGATCCACGTCAACATAGATTATTTAAAACTTCCGATTTAGTtgaactttttaattttaatgaatctATCGATAATAATTCTAGTGAAATAGATCAATTATTCGGACAATCTAGACTAGTTTCTTCGTCTACCAAATTTTCAcctaataaaattgaaaaaatgcgAAAATTAGCAGCTACGCTTAGTAAAAATATAAGTCAAAATACCTCAAACTCTACACCTGTAATACAAATAGCACACGTTACAGAGAATCATTATGTTTCAAGTTgccataataataatattgatcaagatattttaaaacacaattatgaaatattcaagGATAATTTAACAAAAGAAGGTATTAGAAACGAGAGTGatcttcataaaaaaaatgaagatatactttttTCTGCACATCAAGAAAGTACGAATGACAACaatatccaaaataaaatttcaaaagataTTGAATACAATACAGACAACatcttaaataataaactGGAAGATGAAGATCATACATTAACAAGTAGATcaaattttgatattaaaatacatgAAACATCAAATAAGGCTACTGTACAATGTCTATCTAATGATGCTAATATAACTGAAATTTTAGATAGAAGTAACGAAACAGTAACATGTAATGTGAATATGAATGAAGATACGTtgtcaaaattaaataaaaatcattgcaaagaaaaaagaaaaagaagttcACGATTAGAAGAGCATGCTGCCTCAGCTCTATTTGAAGGAGAACGTGTCTCACATTTAATTGGACGACGTCTTGGACGTTCTCTGGCCGAGGAAACTAAACCAATTGAAGATGATCAATACGtcttagaaaaattatttgccAAAGCGA GCGTGACTTCTGCTTTTCAACACGAGACAGTATTATCAAATTCAGAATATAATTCTGATGACAAAAATCCAATGCAACGATTAGCGCGCGAAACAGCGCAAGAAAATATGGACAGTATTCGTAAATCTCGTAAGTGGTGTTGGAAGCCCATGTGGAATTCTATGTCACCAAAAAATTACTGA
- the LOC126864767 gene encoding DNA excision repair protein ERCC-6-like isoform X6 gives MESDDQGQVFNNEKFNGIHINGGDNSLREKVLSIRSEESIFNEASKKIDNFMKSNIKTKKDSKELNNDNGTGTIDCSGQKKLKKQVQTGEITPFQAIEKQFDLLKTKGTFNKSSHLLDLEKYLRQQAELAKQRKRLKENSKASKYTSNNAVTIKKPKLLNIHPKEFKIAKKTKIKANKKKLVSEFETSKSLNENNDINYETEDNITNDSESEYVPSDEQIDSDEGKSCKKRKSLTKSVHTKRVLDDGNEEMYRERVEKSGYPKDEPLHKIDNLFKIPQSIWKKLYKYQKVSVQWLWELHLRGLGGLLGDEMGLGKTVQVIAFLAGLDCSELLSDGGRFRGLGPTIIVCPATLMEQWVKHFHEWWPILRVAVLHQCGTYNGNLEYLMHSLKSGGVLITSYSGMLIHKDLLVTSQWHYVILDEGHKIRNPQAKISKAVKEFSTPHRLLLTGSPMQNSLKELWSLFDFILPGKLGTLPAFLEHCAAPITRGGYTNASPLQEAIALQVATMLRDTITPYMLRRTKNDVQHHLSLPEKNEQVLFCSLTGEQKELYKEYLRSADVSFILHEKSNSVSRRYRARLLIALSVLRKICNHPDLFLYTNPVDSDEDIDVSNEALEKFGYWKRSGKMIVVRSLLKIWKKQGHRVLLFTQGRQMMHVLESLVQSEEYSYLRMDGITSMSQRQETIRLFNKDPSYFVFLLTTRVGGLGVNLTGANRVVIYDPDWNPATDAQARARAWRIGQNKKVTIYRLITAGTIEEKMYHRQIFKILLANKVLEDPRQHRLFKTSDLVELFNFNESIDNNSSEIDQLFGQSRLVSSSTKFSPNKIEKMRKLAATLSKNISQNTSNSTPVIQIAHVTENHYVSSCHNNNIDQDILKHNYEIFKDNLTKEGIRNESDLHKKNEDILFSAHQESTNDNNIQNKISKDIEYNTDNILNNKLEDEDHTLTSRSNFDIKIHETSNKATVQCLSNDANITEILDRSNETVTCNVNMNEDTLSKLNKNHCKEKRKRSSRLEEHAASALFEGERVSHLIGRRLGRSLAEETKPIEDDQYVLEKLFAKASVTSAFQHETVLSNSEYNSDDKNPMQRLARETAQENMDSIRKSRKWCWKPMWNSMSPKNY, from the exons ATGGAAAGTGATGATCAAGGACAAGtttttaataatgaaaaatttaatggTATACACATAAATGGGGGAGATAACAGTTTGAGAGAGAAG GTTTTGTCAATAAGAAGCGAGGAAAGCATTTTTAATGAAGCATCAAAGAAGATTGATAATTTCATgaaatcaaatataaaaacaaaaaaggattCAAAAGAACTAAACAATGATAATGGAACTGGTACTATAGATTGTTCAGgacaaaaaaaattaaaaaaacaagttCAAACTGGAGAGATTACGCCCTTTCAAGCAATTGAAAAACAGTTTGATTTGTTAAAAACTAAAGG gACATTTAATAAATCCTCTCATTTACTTGATCTTGAAAAATACCTTCGACAGCAGGCTGAACTTGCCAAACAAAGAAAacgtttgaaagaaaattcaaaGGCATCTAAGTATACTAGTAATAATGCAGTAACAATTAAAAAgccaaaattattaaatattcatcctaaagaatttaaaatagcgaaaaaaacaaaaatcaaagctaataagaagaaattagTTTCTGAATTTGAAACATCAAAAAGTTTAAATGAAAACAAtgatattaattatgaaacaGAAGATA ATATAACTAATGATTCTGAAAGTGAATATGTACCGAGTGATGAACAAATAGATTCAG ATGAAGGAAAATCatgtaaaaagagaaaatctCTTACCAAATCTGTTCATACAAAAAGAG TTTTGGATGATGGAAATGAAGAGATGTATAGAGAAAGGGTAGAGAAAAGTGGTTATCCAAAGGATGAACCACTACACAAaatagataatttatttaaaatccCTCAATCTATATGGAAAAAGTTATATAA ATATCAGAAAGTGTCTGTACAATGGTTGTGGGAACTGCATCTTCGTGGCTTAGGAGGGTTACTAGGTGATGAAATGGGTTTGGGAAAGACTGTTCAAGTAATTGCATTTCTTGCAGGTTTAGATTGTAGTGAATTATTGTCAGATGGTGGAAG GTTCAGAGGTTTAGGACCAACTATAATTGTTTGTCCAGCTACTCTAATGGAACAATGGGTAAAGCATTTTCATGAGTGGTGGCCTATTTTAAGAGTGGCTGTTCTACATCAATGTGGAACTTATAATG GTAATTTGGAGTATTTAATGCACTCTTTAAAATCTGGTGGTGTATTAATTACTTCTTATTCTGGTATGCTTATACATAAAGATTTACTTGTAACCAGTCAATGGCACTATGTCATACTTGATGAAGGTCACAAAATAAGAAATCCACAAGCAAAG ATCAGTAAAGCAGTAAAGGAATTCTCTACACCACATCGACTTTTGTTAACGGGTAGCCCTATGCAAAACTCCTTAAAAGAACTATGGTCCCTCTTTGATTTTATTCTACCTGGCAAGTTAGGCACTTTACCTGCATTTTTAGAGCATTGTGCAGCCCCTATAACTCGTGGAGGATATACAAATGCTTCTCCTTTGCAAGAAGCTATCGCGCTTCAGGTCGCTACAATGCTTAGAGATACTATTACACCATATATGCTCCGAAGAACAAAAAATGATGTGCAACATCATCTTAGTCTACCAGAAAAGAACGAACAG GTACTGTTTTGCAGTTTAACAGGAGAACAAAAGGaattatataaagaatatttacgTTCTGCAGATGTTAGTTTCATTTTGCATGAAAAGAGTAATTCAGTAAGCAGAAGATACAGGGCTCGCCTCCTCATAGCATTATCAGTGCTTAGGAAGATATGCAATCATCCTGATTTGTTTCTTTATACAAATCCAGTT GATTCAGATGAAGACATTGATGTATCAAATGAAGCATTGGAGAAATTTGGATACTGGAAGCGCTCTGGTAAAATGATAGTGGTTCGGTCCCTTcttaaaatttggaagaaacAGGGACATAGAGTACTTCTTTTTACTCAAGGGAGACAA ATGATGCATGTTTTAGAATCTCTAGTACAAAGCGAAGAATATTCTTATTTAAGAATGGATGGAATTACTTCTATGTCACAACGACAAGAAACAATTcgtttatttaataag GATCCATCATATTTTGTGTTTTTGTTAACTACGCGTGTTGGAGGTCTGGGAGTAAATTTGACTGGAGCAAATCGAGTAGTTATTTATGATCCGGATTGGAATCCAGCAACTGATGCTCAAGCAAGAGCACGTGCATGGAGAATTGGACAAAACAAAAAAGTTACCATTTATAGACTTATTACTGCTGGTACTATTGAAGAAAAG ATGTATCAcagacaaatatttaaaatacttcTTGCAAATAAGGTTTTAGAAGATCCACGTCAACATAGATTATTTAAAACTTCCGATTTAGTtgaactttttaattttaatgaatctATCGATAATAATTCTAGTGAAATAGATCAATTATTCGGACAATCTAGACTAGTTTCTTCGTCTACCAAATTTTCAcctaataaaattgaaaaaatgcgAAAATTAGCAGCTACGCTTAGTAAAAATATAAGTCAAAATACCTCAAACTCTACACCTGTAATACAAATAGCACACGTTACAGAGAATCATTATGTTTCAAGTTgccataataataatattgatcaagatattttaaaacacaattatgaaatattcaagGATAATTTAACAAAAGAAGGTATTAGAAACGAGAGTGatcttcataaaaaaaatgaagatatactttttTCTGCACATCAAGAAAGTACGAATGACAACaatatccaaaataaaatttcaaaagataTTGAATACAATACAGACAACatcttaaataataaactGGAAGATGAAGATCATACATTAACAAGTAGATcaaattttgatattaaaatacatgAAACATCAAATAAGGCTACTGTACAATGTCTATCTAATGATGCTAATATAACTGAAATTTTAGATAGAAGTAACGAAACAGTAACATGTAATGTGAATATGAATGAAGATACGTtgtcaaaattaaataaaaatcattgcaaagaaaaaagaaaaagaagttcACGATTAGAAGAGCATGCTGCCTCAGCTCTATTTGAAGGAGAACGTGTCTCACATTTAATTGGACGACGTCTTGGACGTTCTCTGGCCGAGGAAACTAAACCAATTGAAGATGATCAATACGtcttagaaaaattatttgccAAAGCGA GCGTGACTTCTGCTTTTCAACACGAGACAGTATTATCAAATTCAGAATATAATTCTGATGACAAAAATCCAATGCAACGATTAGCGCGCGAAACAGCGCAAGAAAATATGGACAGTATTCGTAAATCTCGTAAGTGGTGTTGGAAGCCCATGTGGAATTCTATGTCACCAAAAAATTACTGA
- the LOC126864767 gene encoding DNA excision repair protein ERCC-6-like isoform X7, translating into MKSNIKTKKDSKELNNDNGTGTIDCSGQKKLKKQVQTGEITPFQAIEKQFDLLKTKGTFNKSSHLLDLEKYLRQQAELAKQRKRLKENSKASKYTSNNAVTIKKPKLLNIHPKEFKIAKKTKIKANKKKLVSEFETSKSLNENNDINYETEDSKFNQIENSTKEAKHSKNEFISCNSSEDNTKETLIENTTNIKFADITNDSESEYVPSDEQIDSADEGKSCKKRKSLTKSVHTKRVLDDGNEEMYRERVEKSGYPKDEPLHKIDNLFKIPQSIWKKLYKYQKVSVQWLWELHLRGLGGLLGDEMGLGKTVQVIAFLAGLDCSELLSDGGRFRGLGPTIIVCPATLMEQWVKHFHEWWPILRVAVLHQCGTYNGNLEYLMHSLKSGGVLITSYSGMLIHKDLLVTSQWHYVILDEGHKIRNPQAKISKAVKEFSTPHRLLLTGSPMQNSLKELWSLFDFILPGKLGTLPAFLEHCAAPITRGGYTNASPLQEAIALQVATMLRDTITPYMLRRTKNDVQHHLSLPEKNEQVLFCSLTGEQKELYKEYLRSADVSFILHEKSNSVSRRYRARLLIALSVLRKICNHPDLFLYTNPVDSDEDIDVSNEALEKFGYWKRSGKMIVVRSLLKIWKKQGHRVLLFTQGRQMMHVLESLVQSEEYSYLRMDGITSMSQRQETIRLFNKDPSYFVFLLTTRVGGLGVNLTGANRVVIYDPDWNPATDAQARARAWRIGQNKKVTIYRLITAGTIEEKMYHRQIFKILLANKVLEDPRQHRLFKTSDLVELFNFNESIDNNSSEIDQLFGQSRLVSSSTKFSPNKIEKMRKLAATLSKNISQNTSNSTPVIQIAHVTENHYVSSCHNNNIDQDILKHNYEIFKDNLTKEGIRNESDLHKKNEDILFSAHQESTNDNNIQNKISKDIEYNTDNILNNKLEDEDHTLTSRSNFDIKIHETSNKATVQCLSNDANITEILDRSNETVTCNVNMNEDTLSKLNKNHCKEKRKRSSRLEEHAASALFEGERVSHLIGRRLGRSLAEETKPIEDDQYVLEKLFAKASVTSAFQHETVLSNSEYNSDDKNPMQRLARETAQENMDSIRKSRKWCWKPMWNSMSPKNY; encoded by the exons ATgaaatcaaatataaaaacaaaaaaggattCAAAAGAACTAAACAATGATAATGGAACTGGTACTATAGATTGTTCAGgacaaaaaaaattaaaaaaacaagttCAAACTGGAGAGATTACGCCCTTTCAAGCAATTGAAAAACAGTTTGATTTGTTAAAAACTAAAGG gACATTTAATAAATCCTCTCATTTACTTGATCTTGAAAAATACCTTCGACAGCAGGCTGAACTTGCCAAACAAAGAAAacgtttgaaagaaaattcaaaGGCATCTAAGTATACTAGTAATAATGCAGTAACAATTAAAAAgccaaaattattaaatattcatcctaaagaatttaaaatagcgaaaaaaacaaaaatcaaagctaataagaagaaattagTTTCTGAATTTGAAACATCAAAAAGTTTAAATGAAAACAAtgatattaattatgaaacaGAAGATAGTAAGTTTAATCAAATTGAGAATTCTACCAAAGAGGCTAAACATTCAAAAAATGAATTCATTTCCTGTAATAGTTCCGAAGATAATACTAAAGAGACATTGATTGAAAATACAACAAACATTAAATTTGCAGATATAACTAATGATTCTGAAAGTGAATATGTACCGAGTGATGAACAAATAGATTCAG caGATGAAGGAAAATCatgtaaaaagagaaaatctCTTACCAAATCTGTTCATACAAAAAGAG TTTTGGATGATGGAAATGAAGAGATGTATAGAGAAAGGGTAGAGAAAAGTGGTTATCCAAAGGATGAACCACTACACAAaatagataatttatttaaaatccCTCAATCTATATGGAAAAAGTTATATAA ATATCAGAAAGTGTCTGTACAATGGTTGTGGGAACTGCATCTTCGTGGCTTAGGAGGGTTACTAGGTGATGAAATGGGTTTGGGAAAGACTGTTCAAGTAATTGCATTTCTTGCAGGTTTAGATTGTAGTGAATTATTGTCAGATGGTGGAAG GTTCAGAGGTTTAGGACCAACTATAATTGTTTGTCCAGCTACTCTAATGGAACAATGGGTAAAGCATTTTCATGAGTGGTGGCCTATTTTAAGAGTGGCTGTTCTACATCAATGTGGAACTTATAATG GTAATTTGGAGTATTTAATGCACTCTTTAAAATCTGGTGGTGTATTAATTACTTCTTATTCTGGTATGCTTATACATAAAGATTTACTTGTAACCAGTCAATGGCACTATGTCATACTTGATGAAGGTCACAAAATAAGAAATCCACAAGCAAAG ATCAGTAAAGCAGTAAAGGAATTCTCTACACCACATCGACTTTTGTTAACGGGTAGCCCTATGCAAAACTCCTTAAAAGAACTATGGTCCCTCTTTGATTTTATTCTACCTGGCAAGTTAGGCACTTTACCTGCATTTTTAGAGCATTGTGCAGCCCCTATAACTCGTGGAGGATATACAAATGCTTCTCCTTTGCAAGAAGCTATCGCGCTTCAGGTCGCTACAATGCTTAGAGATACTATTACACCATATATGCTCCGAAGAACAAAAAATGATGTGCAACATCATCTTAGTCTACCAGAAAAGAACGAACAG GTACTGTTTTGCAGTTTAACAGGAGAACAAAAGGaattatataaagaatatttacgTTCTGCAGATGTTAGTTTCATTTTGCATGAAAAGAGTAATTCAGTAAGCAGAAGATACAGGGCTCGCCTCCTCATAGCATTATCAGTGCTTAGGAAGATATGCAATCATCCTGATTTGTTTCTTTATACAAATCCAGTT GATTCAGATGAAGACATTGATGTATCAAATGAAGCATTGGAGAAATTTGGATACTGGAAGCGCTCTGGTAAAATGATAGTGGTTCGGTCCCTTcttaaaatttggaagaaacAGGGACATAGAGTACTTCTTTTTACTCAAGGGAGACAA ATGATGCATGTTTTAGAATCTCTAGTACAAAGCGAAGAATATTCTTATTTAAGAATGGATGGAATTACTTCTATGTCACAACGACAAGAAACAATTcgtttatttaataag GATCCATCATATTTTGTGTTTTTGTTAACTACGCGTGTTGGAGGTCTGGGAGTAAATTTGACTGGAGCAAATCGAGTAGTTATTTATGATCCGGATTGGAATCCAGCAACTGATGCTCAAGCAAGAGCACGTGCATGGAGAATTGGACAAAACAAAAAAGTTACCATTTATAGACTTATTACTGCTGGTACTATTGAAGAAAAG ATGTATCAcagacaaatatttaaaatacttcTTGCAAATAAGGTTTTAGAAGATCCACGTCAACATAGATTATTTAAAACTTCCGATTTAGTtgaactttttaattttaatgaatctATCGATAATAATTCTAGTGAAATAGATCAATTATTCGGACAATCTAGACTAGTTTCTTCGTCTACCAAATTTTCAcctaataaaattgaaaaaatgcgAAAATTAGCAGCTACGCTTAGTAAAAATATAAGTCAAAATACCTCAAACTCTACACCTGTAATACAAATAGCACACGTTACAGAGAATCATTATGTTTCAAGTTgccataataataatattgatcaagatattttaaaacacaattatgaaatattcaagGATAATTTAACAAAAGAAGGTATTAGAAACGAGAGTGatcttcataaaaaaaatgaagatatactttttTCTGCACATCAAGAAAGTACGAATGACAACaatatccaaaataaaatttcaaaagataTTGAATACAATACAGACAACatcttaaataataaactGGAAGATGAAGATCATACATTAACAAGTAGATcaaattttgatattaaaatacatgAAACATCAAATAAGGCTACTGTACAATGTCTATCTAATGATGCTAATATAACTGAAATTTTAGATAGAAGTAACGAAACAGTAACATGTAATGTGAATATGAATGAAGATACGTtgtcaaaattaaataaaaatcattgcaaagaaaaaagaaaaagaagttcACGATTAGAAGAGCATGCTGCCTCAGCTCTATTTGAAGGAGAACGTGTCTCACATTTAATTGGACGACGTCTTGGACGTTCTCTGGCCGAGGAAACTAAACCAATTGAAGATGATCAATACGtcttagaaaaattatttgccAAAGCGA GCGTGACTTCTGCTTTTCAACACGAGACAGTATTATCAAATTCAGAATATAATTCTGATGACAAAAATCCAATGCAACGATTAGCGCGCGAAACAGCGCAAGAAAATATGGACAGTATTCGTAAATCTCGTAAGTGGTGTTGGAAGCCCATGTGGAATTCTATGTCACCAAAAAATTACTGA